The region TATCGAACCAGCTCTTTATCCCAAAACTGAATTTGACTATAGGGAGATGAGCTCTTAAGTAGCTGATTACGTTGCTTTAAAATCCTTTTAACATTGGCCCATGCTGAATGAAAGTTTTTATCGTTATGAAATGCCCCCCAATCGATAAACTGACGCCTCGATTTAGGACCTTCGAACAGCAGAGCAAAACTCTCAGGAGTAATAACTTGAATTGGAAGTGTCTCGGCTAAGGTAGATAAACGCTTTATTTTATCACCGTTAATCTTGACCTCTGTTTCACCACTTCGAAATCGACGTAAGCCAATTTTACTCTCACGCTCTTGCAAGCTTAAATTAGCGAACAGAGTCAGCTTATCATCATGGTGTTGGATCACTCGTTGAGACAGGTGGCTTCTAAATGAGCGCCCCATACCTAAAAAGTAGATAGCTTCAAGAATACTTGTTTTGCCACTGCCATTCTGGCCATAAATGAGGTTTAAGCCCTCACTTGGGTGCAATTGAGCCGAACTGATATTTCGAAATGTTTCAATATGAAGACGTGTCAGGCTCATTTACGTTGCCAAAGGGCTGAGAATACAAAACAGCTAAGAAGATTAGCATATACTCAAGCCACATCAAAGCATCAGGCTGAGTCCTTTAGCTAATAGGTAGTAGGCAATCACACAAAAATAAAGCCTACAGTCTCATCGGCATGACAACATACATGGAATTTTCTTCAATATGGTTTTCAATTAGCGCACTTGAATTACCATCGATTAAAGTAATTCGCACATCATCAGAAGCTAAGTTATTCAATACATCAAGTAAATAACTGACATTAAAGCCAATCTCAAGTGGAGTATTTTCATATTCCACATCTAAGATTTCTTCAGCCTCTTCTTGCTCAGGATTATTGGCGGTAATTTTAATCAAATTGTTTTCAAGTTGAACACGCACGCCACGGAATTTCTCATTTGATAAAATGGACGCACGCAACAAAGCTTGTTTCAGATGGTTGCGGCCCGCAATAACCACTTTATCGCCGCCTTTTGGTAGTACACGACGGTAATCAGGAAAGCGTCCATCGACTAATTTGCTGGTAAACACTGCACTCGCTGTGGTTGCCCGAATTGCATTGTCACCAATGGCGATGGTGATATCAAGATCTTCACCTTCAAATAAACGCTGAAGCTCAACAACACCTTTACGTGGCACAATGACCTGCTTTGTCGGTAAGGTATCTTCGATTTGACGATGACTGAGTGCCAGCCGATGGCCATCTGTTGCAATCGCGCGTAATAAATTACCTTCGGTCTCAAATAGAAGACCGTTTAGGTAATAACGTACATCTTGATTTGCCATGGAAAACTGAGTCGCATCAATCAGAGACTTTAGTGTTCCCTGCTTAATGGTAAATTCAATGTCAGGCTTAAAGGCCTCGACATTAGGAAACTCTTCCGCTGGCAATGTTGCTAAGGTAAATCGACTGCGACCAGAACGGAGTAAGAGGCGATTTTCCTGCTGCTCGATTTTAAGCTCGACTTGATCTGGTAGTGACTTAACAATATCGAGAAATTTTTTAGCTGGTATTGTCGTGCATCCCTCTTGGACGTCACCTACGAGTTGAACCTCACCGACCAATTCTACTTCTAAATCGGTGCCAGTCATCTTAAGTGAGTGAGCACTTACTTCTACCAGTAGGTTTGCTAGAATAGGTAAATTATGTCTTCTCTCTACTGCGCCAGTGACCAGTTGCAAAGGTTTTAATAGTGCGTCCCTATCAATTGAAAATTTCATCAGTCCAATTTCCCAGATTTATGAAGATAACGTACGAATCAAGTTAGCATAATCTTCTTTAATATCATGATTTTCTTCACGTAACTGTGCAATTTTACGACAAGCATGTAGCACTGTTGTATGGTCACGACCACCAAATGCATCCCCTATCTCGGGTAAGCTATGGTTGGTTAGCTCTTTTGACAGCGCCATCGCCACTTGACGTGGGCGAGCAACACTACGAGAACGACGTTTAGACAGCATATCAGCCATCTTAATCTTGTAGTATTCAGCGACTGTTTTTTGAATATTATCTATAGTGACCAATTTTTCTTGCAAAGCCAAGAGGTCTCTTAACGCTTCACGTACAAAATCAATCGTGATAGGTCGACCCGTGAAGTTAGCATTTGCAATAACGCGATTCAAGGCGCCTTCAAGCTCTCGCACATTTGAACGTAACCGTTTAGCAATAAAAAATGCCACTTCATCAGGAAGATTGATACCACTCTCTTGTGCTTTACGCATCAAGATCGCCACACGAGTTTCTAATTCTGGTGGCTCAATCGCAACCGTAAGACCCCAACCAAAACGAGATTTGAGTCTATCTTCAACACCGTCAATTTCTTTAGGATATTTATCCGACGTTAAAATGATCTGATGATTACCTTCTAATAATGCATTAAAGGTATGAAAAAATTCTTCTTGAGAGCGATCTTTGTTGGCAAAAAATTGTATATCATCGATAAACAAGGCATCAACACTACGGTAATAGCGTTTAAACTCTTCGATCGCATTATTTTGTAGTGCTTTAACCATGTCCTGCACAAATCTTTCTGAGTGCATATACACCACTTTAGCATTGGGATTATTTTTAATAATGCCATTACCCACTGCATGTAATAAATGGGTTTTCCCTAAACCTGTGCCACCATATAAAAAAAGAGGATTGTATGCACCACCTGGGTTTTCA is a window of Shewanella sp. VB17 DNA encoding:
- the recF gene encoding DNA replication/repair protein RecF (All proteins in this family for which functions are known are DNA-binding proteins that assist the filamentation of RecA onto DNA for the initiation of recombination or recombinational repair.), with the translated sequence MSLTRLHIETFRNISSAQLHPSEGLNLIYGQNGSGKTSILEAIYFLGMGRSFRSHLSQRVIQHHDDKLTLFANLSLQERESKIGLRRFRSGETEVKINGDKIKRLSTLAETLPIQVITPESFALLFEGPKSRRQFIDWGAFHNDKNFHSAWANVKRILKQRNQLLKSSSPYSQIQFWDKELVRYSELVTQIRKQYVDSLNEQLKGIIGEFLPHTEVKVSFTRGWDAKTDFWQLLEAQYPRDIAAGNTSSGPHKADLRLRVGTLPVQDALSRGQLKLLVCALRIAQGKLLKKQTDKNSIYLVDDLPSELDAKHRQLLLQQLMDTGAQVFVTAIDPAAIVDSLATPISKMFHVEQGCVTVIDKLMRE
- the dnaN gene encoding DNA polymerase III subunit beta, yielding MKFSIDRDALLKPLQLVTGAVERRHNLPILANLLVEVSAHSLKMTGTDLEVELVGEVQLVGDVQEGCTTIPAKKFLDIVKSLPDQVELKIEQQENRLLLRSGRSRFTLATLPAEEFPNVEAFKPDIEFTIKQGTLKSLIDATQFSMANQDVRYYLNGLLFETEGNLLRAIATDGHRLALSHRQIEDTLPTKQVIVPRKGVVELQRLFEGEDLDITIAIGDNAIRATTASAVFTSKLVDGRFPDYRRVLPKGGDKVVIAGRNHLKQALLRASILSNEKFRGVRVQLENNLIKITANNPEQEEAEEILDVEYENTPLEIGFNVSYLLDVLNNLASDDVRITLIDGNSSALIENHIEENSMYVVMPMRL
- the dnaA gene encoding chromosomal replication initiator protein DnaA, coding for MAVSFWQQCIGRLQDELSAQQFSMWIRPLQAEMDGDTLVLYAPNRFVLDWVRDKYINIINQFFTEQMGSNAPKLRFDIGSKPSAPKPIQATAAMTRPKQQQSPDRGRTSFNVTPEPAITANHRSNINLTYQFENFVEGKSNQLGKAAAMQVAENPGGAYNPLFLYGGTGLGKTHLLHAVGNGIIKNNPNAKVVYMHSERFVQDMVKALQNNAIEEFKRYYRSVDALFIDDIQFFANKDRSQEEFFHTFNALLEGNHQIILTSDKYPKEIDGVEDRLKSRFGWGLTVAIEPPELETRVAILMRKAQESGINLPDEVAFFIAKRLRSNVRELEGALNRVIANANFTGRPITIDFVREALRDLLALQEKLVTIDNIQKTVAEYYKIKMADMLSKRRSRSVARPRQVAMALSKELTNHSLPEIGDAFGGRDHTTVLHACRKIAQLREENHDIKEDYANLIRTLSS